One genomic window of Dermacentor andersoni chromosome 8, qqDerAnde1_hic_scaffold, whole genome shotgun sequence includes the following:
- the LOC129383260 gene encoding uncharacterized protein gives MAVGPEDDDPYVTRARHKPCAREQAPLCGWSWPFPATGIRYGAGARCRPLPGSRGVAAGAHVYHDEQSQSVDCTLTEVVSAKWTPMLDTSPMMEYDQQPLPVTAAVKKRKVSALWALLTAPTVDTSHVLAKESPAAGTSSDGYAGTTSKLGTATKSVVLPKSDAGDRNQPQDKPGEYFPEQLEEQVLQCGAPCAGEQAKSPAAPIMSRQKRERRLSCKDVQEIELAQDEVKMELGSSRGLLVSGNQTRPTAEPTDQVKEQHVSKGAQIRRARRASGASSEKSTFASTRHKQKRHRQEDSLEDLAKPSTTRKPEVTPSCPPFLEAAGVAAVKRLSVPQLYIRLSLRLRPT, from the exons ATGGCCGTGGGCCCCGAGGACGACGACCCCTACGTCACACGAGCACGTCACAAGCCCTGCGCGCGCGAGCAGGCGCCGCTTTGCGGGTGGTCGTGGCCATTTCCAGCGACCGGTATCCGATACGGCGCTGGTGCTCGCTGCCGCCCTCTTCCTGGCAGCCGTGGTGTGGCTGCTGGTGCGCACGTATACCACGACGAGCAGTCGCAGAGCGTGGACTGCACGCTGACCGAGGTGGTCAGCGCGAAGTGGACGCCCATGCTTGACACCTCACCGATGATGGAGTATGACCAGCAGCCGCTGCCGGTGACGGCCGCTGTCAAAAAGCGGAAGGTCAGTGCGCTCTGGGCGCTCTTGACTGCCCCAACCGTCGATACCAGCCAC GTGCTCGCAAAGGAGTCCCCAGCGGCGGGTACATCGTCAGACGGGTATGCCGGAACCACTTCGAAGTTGGGGACCGCtacgaagtcggtcgtccttccgAAGTCGGACGCCGGAGACAGAAACCAGCCACAAGACAAGCCGGGGGAGTATTTTCCGGAGCAACTAGAGGAGCAAGTACTGCAATGTGGAGCACCGTGTGCAGGGGAACAGGCCAAGTCACCCGCAGCGCCAATAATGAGTCGACAGAAACGGGAACGCCGTCTGTCGTGCAAAGACGTTCAGGAAATCGAGCTGGCCCAAGACGAGGTCAAGATGGAGCTTGGCTCGTCCAGGGGTCTCCTGGTTAGCGGAAATCAAACGAGGCCGACAGCTGAACCGACAGACCAGGTCAAGGAACAACACGTGTCCAAGGGGGCGCAAATAAGAAGGGCAAGGAGAGCGTCTGGTGCTTCCAGCGAGAAATCAACTTTCG CCTCAACGAGACACAAGCAGAAGCGCCATCGCCAAGAGGATTCTCTGGAGGATTTGGCTAAGCCTTCAACCACCAGAAAGCCGGAAGTGACGCCATCCTGCCCTCCTTTCCTGGAGGCGGCAGGTGTGGCTGCAGTAAAGCGCCTGTCAGTGCCGCAACTATATATACGGTTGTCACTCCGGCTCCGACCGACTTGA